The Drechmeria coniospora strain ARSEF 6962 chromosome 02, whole genome shotgun sequence genome has a segment encoding these proteins:
- a CDS encoding aldehyde dehydrogenase — MDITVGPPPPPPPKRPSHLPRQSWQFVASERTRHSIDPATGEALYEVPVATRDDLDLAVQHAREAFTAWSKTAFAERSRLLLAFADAIEQNRHELEQLLTMEQGKPLSLSHQELDMTLAWLRTFATMEVKEEVVEDVEERTIYATFPPLGVCGAIIPWNWPILLGMGKVGPALMTGNVMIVKPSPFTPYCDLKLGELGMSIFPPGVFQVLSGHDELGPWMTEHGGIDMISFTGSIPTGKRVAASCAKTLKRYVLELGGNDAAVVCEDVDVAKCVPKIAMSSFLNSGQICMLTKRIYVHEEIYDQFRDAMVEFTRAKVKTGAGFEPDVVVGPVQNRIQFDLVKDMYSQIDACRWRTALRGEVRSSSKGYFIEPAIIDNPPEDSRIVVEEPFGPIVPLLRWTDEDDVLRRANGLRTGLGASVWSRDVERAERMARQLSAGSVWVNSHFDVAPHVPFGGHKESGVGVEWGIEGFKQYTNSTSLWVWKKVFD; from the exons ATGGACATCACAGTaggaccgccgccgccgccgccgccgaagcggcCTAGCCACCTTCCCCGACAGAGCTGGCAA TTCGTGGCGTCCGAGCGGACCAGACACTCCATAGACCCCGCGACGGGCGAAGCGCTGTACGAGGTCCCCGTGGCCACCAGAGACGACCTCGACCTGGCCGTCCAACATGCTCGCGAGGCGTTCACCGCATGGTCCAAGACGGCATTTGCCGAGCGATCCAGGCTTCTTCTGGCCTttgccgacgccatcgagcAGAATCGGCACGAGTTGGAACAGCTGTTGACCATGGAGCAGGGCAAGCCGCTTTCCCTATCCCACCAGGAGCTCGACATGACGCTCGCGTGGCTTCGAACCTTTGCGACCATGGAAGTCAAGGAAgaagtcgtcgaggacgtcgaggagcggACCATCTACGCCACCTTTCCTCCCTTGGGTGTCTGCGGAGCCATCATCCCCTGGAACTGGCCCATCCTGCTCGGCATGGGCAAGGTCGGGCCGGCGCTCATGACGGGCAACGTCATGATCGTGAAGCCGTCCCCGTTCACGCCGTACTGCGACCtcaagctcggcgagctcggcatgTCCATCTTCCCACCCGGCGTCTTCCAGGTCCTCagcggccacgacgagctcggcccgTGGATGACGGAgcacggcggcatcgacatgaTTTCCTTCACCGGCTCCATCCCCACGGGCAAGCGAGTGGCGGCGAGCTGCGCCAAGACGCTGAAGCGCTACGTGCTGGAGCTGGGAGGcaacgacgcggccgtcgtgtgCGAGGACGTGGACGTGGCCAAATGCGTGCCGAAGATTGCCATGAGCTCGTTCCTGAACTCGGGGCAGATCTGCATGCTCACCAAGCGCATCTACGTCCACGAGGAGATATACGACCAGTTCCGAGACGCCATGGTCGAGTTCACCAGGGCAAAGGTCAAGACGGGCGCCGGCTTCGAGCCCGACGTGGTCGTCGGCCCGGTGCAGAACCGCATCCA GTTTGACCTGGTCaaggacatgtactcgcagATCGACGCGTGCCGGTGGCGGACGGCGCTCCGGGGCGAGGTGCGGTCGTCGTCCAAGGGCTACTTCATCGAGCCTGCCATCATCGACAACCCGCCCGAGGACTcgcgcatcgtcgtcgaggagccctTTGGGCCCATCGTGCCGCTGCTCAGGTGgaccgacgaagacgacgtgCTGCGGCGGGCCAACGGGCTGCGCACGGGGCTCGGCGCCTCCGTCTGGAGCCGCGACGTCGAGCGGGCCGAGAGGATGGCTCGGCAGCTGAGCGCCGGCAGCGTCTGGGTGAACTCGCACTTTGACGTGGCGCCCCACGTGCCTTTTGGCGGCCACAAGGagagcggcgtcggcgtcgaatGGGGCATCGAGGGCTTCAAGCAGTACACAAACTCGACGAGCCTATGGGTGTGGAAGAAGGTATTTGATTga
- a CDS encoding tetratricopeptide repeat domain containing protein, with translation MSDLDHFDLLPLQMNPQSKAISSHKPSRALDAELEQLNSLHRALLSVDGNGVPPPPIPVNPKRSGNITKLRDNGNAEYRKQKYADAVRLYTLGIQMALTRPMWEPAALVREEVSGLLANRAQAHMALQNWPEGAVDAEASVEARRVGNAKGWWRRGRCLVEMGRLEEAREWVKSGLEVEGEEAELVGLLKEIDSSIEKKKMH, from the coding sequence ATGTCCGACCTCGACCACTTCGACCTCCTACCGCTGCAGATGAACCCGCAGTCCAAGGCCATCTCCTCGCACAAGCCCTctcgcgccctcgacgccgaacTCGAGCAACTCAACAGCCTGCACCGCGCCCTCctctccgtcgacggcaacggcgtgccgcctccgccgatCCCGGTCAACCCGAAGCGGTCGGGCAACATCACGAAGCTGCGCGACAACGGAAACGCCGAATACCGAAAGCAAAAGTACGCCGATGCCGTGCGTCTCTACACGCTCGGCATCCAGATGGCCCTCACTCGGCCCATGTGGGAGCCTGCGGCCCTCGTGAGGGAAGAAGTGAGCGGCCTGCTCGCCAACCGTGCGCAGGCGCACATGGCCCTCCAGAACTGGCCCGaaggcgccgtcgatgccgaggctaGCGTCGAGGCGCGGAGGGTAGGCAACGCCAAGggctggtggaggaggggTCGTTGCCTCGTCGAGATGGGCCGGCTGGAAGAGGCGAGGGAGTGGGTGAAGAGCGgactcgaggtcgagggtgaggaggCGGAGCTCGTGGGCCTGCTGAAGGAGATTGACAGCTCGAttgagaagaagaagatgcaTTGA
- a CDS encoding Ribosomal protein L13, eukaryotic/archaeal, producing the protein MSSFEPVVVIDGKGHLLGRLASIVAKQLLNGQKIVIVRCEALNISGEFFRAKLKYHAYLRKMTRYNPTRGGPFHFRAPSRIFYKAVRGMVPHKTARGAAALERLKVFEGVPPPYDKQKKMVVPQALRVLRLQPGRKYCTVGRLSHEVGWKYQDVVARLEERRKAKGAAYYERKKVAARQLSDAKKNATVKPETAKALAAYGY; encoded by the exons ATGTCGTCGTTCGAACCGGTT GTCGTCATCGATGGCAAGGGCcaccttctcggccgcctcgccagcatcgtcgccaagcAGCTCCTGAACGGCCAGAAGATCGTCATCGTTCGCTGCGAGGCCCTCAACATCTCTGGCGAGTTCTTCCGCGCCAAGC TCAAGTACCACGCCTACCTGCGCAAGATGACCCGATACAACCCCACCCGCGGTG GTCCCTTCCACTTCCGTGCTCCCTCCCGAATCTTCTACAAGGCGGTCCGTGGCATGGTCCCCCACAAGACGGCTCGGGGTGCTGCCGCTCTCGAGCGCCTCAAGGTCTTCGAGGGCGTCCCCCCTCCCTACGACAAGCAGAAGAAGATGGTCGTCCCCCAGGCGCTGCGTGTCCTCCGACTCCAGCCCGgccgcaagtactgcaccGTCGGTCGTCTCAGCCACGAGGTTGGCTGGAAGTACCAGGATGTTGTTGCTCG GTTGGAGGAGCGAAGAAAGGCCAAGGGCGCCGCCTACTACGAGCGCAAGAAGGTTGCTGCGCGACAACTGTCGGATGCGAAGAAGAACGCTACCGTCAAGCCCGAGACTGCCAAGGCCCTGGCTGCCTACGGATACTAG
- a CDS encoding BAG domain protein — MSRYGWSLNREQSSPYGSVSGRMPAVTDDDFSYITSRDLDAGERHYPRRRSTPEDDILILKNKGATYPANFPAYSIGDGKLRVNDVRDRIGLLMGLSDRATRRIKLLYKGKQLKEPAAAVRDYGVKNRSELMAVLPEAAPDDAVIADVSPDDAKSRRRKKKKSGKKRDSKGEGDSASSPCDAPRAGSSSGPMKRIEELHDEFVAKWLPLCTQYTASPPSDPKTRDEEHRRLSESILQSILLKLDGVDTEGIPEVRARRKELVNQVQGVLKALDAAKAS; from the coding sequence ATGTCGAGATATGGCTGGTCTCTCAACCGCGAGCAGAGCTCACCCTACGGCTCCGTGTCGGGCCGCATGCCGGCcgtgacggacgacgacttcAGCTACATCACATCGcgggacctcgacgccggcgaacGCCACTACCCCaggcgacgctcgacgcccgaggatgacatcctcatcctcaagAACAAGGGAGCCACCTACCCCGCCAACTTCCCCGCCTATTCCATCGGAGATGGGAAGCTGCGTGTCAACGATGTCCGGGACCGCATCGGCTTGCTGATGGGCTTGTCGGATCGAGCCACGCGGCGCATAAAGCTGCTGTACAAGGGCAAGCAGCTGAAggagcccgccgccgccgtccgcgaTTACGGAGTCAAGAACAGGAGCGAGCTCATGGCCGTGCTCCCTGAAGccgcccccgacgacgccgtcatcgccgacgtctcccccgacgacgccaagtcgcgtcgtcggaagaagaagaagagcgGCAAGAAGAGGGACAGcaagggcgagggcgactcGGCGAGCAGCCCATGCGACGCTCCACGTGCCGGTAGCAGCAGTGGCCCGATGAAGCGCATCGAGGAGCTGCACGACGAGTTTGTCGCCAAATGGCTGCCTCTCTGCACCCAGTACACcgcgtcgccaccgtcggaCCCCAAGACTCGTGACGAGGAGCATCGGAGACTCTCCGAGTCGATATTGCAGAGCATACTGCtgaagctcgacggcgtagATACCGAGGGCATTCCCGAggtgagggcgaggaggaaagAGCTGGTGAATCAGGTGCAGGGTGTGCTCAAGGCTTTAGACGCGGCCAAGGCTTCGTAG